The stretch of DNA TCACATTCGGACTGAGCTTACTGCGTTAACCAGCACGCGAATATGAGGTTGAAAGTTCACGGAACTCATAAACAGGTTTTGAAAGTTGTTTCCTCTTGACAGGCAGGTCATCCATATGAGGGAGGATAACGTCCTCCCTTGGCCTATCTCTTAATAATTCAAATCATGGATTCCAGCTTCCGCTGGAATGACGGTAAAAAGGATTATGGCGTCAGGCGATTCAGCATCCTGGCGAAAGGGATTGTTTCCCGCACATGATGCAGCCCGCAGATCCAGGCCACAGTGCGCTCAATGCCCAGGCCGAAGCCGCCATGTGGAACGCTCCCGTATTTCCGCAGGTCAAGATACCATTTGAAATTCTCTTCCTTGAGCCCGTGCTTATGGATGGCAGCAAGCAGTATTTCCAGGTTTTCCTCTCTGATGCTGCCGCCGATGATCTCTCCGTAACCTTCAGGAGCCAGCAGGTCAGCACAGACCGCATAGCGCTCGTCGGTCGGGTCCTGCTTCATGTAGAAGGCCTTGCACTGCCTGGGATAATGGTGCACGAATACGGGCTTATCGTACAGCTTGGTGAGTATCGTCTCATCGTCGCCGCCCAGATCGTCGCCCCACTTGATGTCAGACCCATTCTTGTTGAGAATCGCGATCGCTTCCTCGTAATGCAGGCGGTAAAAAGGAGTCTTGATCTTTTTCAGCGGCTCGACGTCGCGCTCCAGTAATTTCATTTCTTTCTCATGCTTGGCCAGCACTCTCTCCACTATGTAAGCGATCAGCTGTTCCTGCAGGGTCAGGTTTCCTTCCAGATCGATGTAAGCGATCTCAGGTTCCACCATCCAGAATTCAGTCAGATGCCTTCTGGTCTTGCTTTTCTCCGCCCTGAAGGTAGGGCCGAAGCAGTAAACTTTCCCGAAAGCCATGCAGGCGGCTTCCACATAAAGCTGGCCACTCTGCGTCAGATAGGCCTTTTCGTCGAAATAAGTCACTTCGAACAGATTGCTAGTACCCTCGCAGGCTGAGGGAGTGAAGATCGGAGTATCGATCAGCACAAAATGGCGGTCAGAAAAGAAATCGCGGATTGACTTGATGATCGTGTCGCGCACCTTGAGAATCACCCGCTGGCGGGGAGCTCTCATCCAGAGATGGCGCAAATCCATCAGAAAATCCACTCCATGCTCTTTCTTGCCGATCGGATAATTTTCAGCAGCCTGATAAATCTTATAGGCTTCCACTTCCATTTCATATCCACTGAGGGAACGCTCCTCTATGCGGATTTTTCCGGTGACTTCCAGTGAAGATTCCACCGGGAGTTTACCCAGTGCATCGAAATCGGCTTCTCCCAGCCGTTCTTTGGAGACCGACGCCTGGATTACACCAGTGCCGTCGCGGAAAATCACGAAATGGATTCCACCGGAAGAACGCCGGTTCATCACCCATCCCTTCAGTGTGACAACTTCCCCCACATGTTTTGAGATATCATGAAGATAAATCCACTCAGCCATATGTCCTCCTGAATCCGATACTGTTTAGTCCCGACGGACCAGTGTAAGATGTTATTTTAATCCTCTGCTGTTTAAATGACAAATCCTCCCAACCTCGGCAAATTGCCTTTTCTGTTAATAATAGGTTAAACTGAAGAGTGAGCCAGTAGAATATCTGAGCAGAAGTGTCCCGGGGGACTGATGAAAAAATATTTTGGAACAGACGGAGTGCGCGGACTTGCGAACAAGCACCCGATGACTGCCGAATTCGCCCTTCAGCTTGGGATGGCTTCGGCTTGCGTAATCAAAGGCAA from Candidatus Wallbacteria bacterium encodes:
- the asnS gene encoding asparagine--tRNA ligase, whose translation is MAEWIYLHDISKHVGEVVTLKGWVMNRRSSGGIHFVIFRDGTGVIQASVSKERLGEADFDALGKLPVESSLEVTGKIRIEERSLSGYEMEVEAYKIYQAAENYPIGKKEHGVDFLMDLRHLWMRAPRQRVILKVRDTIIKSIRDFFSDRHFVLIDTPIFTPSACEGTSNLFEVTYFDEKAYLTQSGQLYVEAACMAFGKVYCFGPTFRAEKSKTRRHLTEFWMVEPEIAYIDLEGNLTLQEQLIAYIVERVLAKHEKEMKLLERDVEPLKKIKTPFYRLHYEEAIAILNKNGSDIKWGDDLGGDDETILTKLYDKPVFVHHYPRQCKAFYMKQDPTDERYAVCADLLAPEGYGEIIGGSIREENLEILLAAIHKHGLKEENFKWYLDLRKYGSVPHGGFGLGIERTVAWICGLHHVRETIPFARMLNRLTP